A region of Marinomonas maritima DNA encodes the following proteins:
- a CDS encoding ParB/RepB/Spo0J family partition protein gives MTMKKRGLGRGLDALLAPQKAATHDVDHGANNEEIKGLTYLPVDWLSKGKFQPRRDMNPAQLEDLASSIRNQGIMQPIVVRPSGHNQYEIIAGERRWRAAKLADLTQVPVIVRHVEDADAVVLALIENIQREDLNPVEEALALQRLVEDFHLTQQEVADTVGKSRSTVANLLRLLGLTPEVRRLLEHGDIEMGHARALLPLEHDKQIQAASQVVTKSLSVRETERLVKNFQVIEKNEDSKPTLPDLSAEAERISQKINAAVKIQPSSKGKGKLVIEYRNPEHLELLISELLTGK, from the coding sequence ATGACGATGAAAAAAAGAGGTCTAGGTCGTGGCTTAGATGCATTATTAGCGCCTCAAAAGGCGGCGACTCACGATGTTGATCATGGCGCCAATAATGAAGAAATAAAAGGCCTGACTTACTTGCCTGTAGATTGGCTTTCGAAAGGTAAATTTCAGCCTCGTCGCGACATGAACCCTGCGCAATTAGAAGATTTGGCATCGTCGATTCGTAATCAAGGTATTATGCAGCCTATTGTGGTCCGCCCCAGTGGTCATAATCAATATGAAATTATTGCGGGTGAACGTCGTTGGCGTGCTGCCAAATTAGCTGATTTAACCCAAGTACCTGTTATTGTTCGTCATGTTGAAGACGCCGACGCGGTCGTATTGGCGTTGATCGAAAATATTCAGCGTGAAGACTTAAACCCAGTAGAAGAAGCGTTAGCGTTACAGCGTTTGGTTGAGGATTTTCACCTCACGCAGCAAGAAGTGGCTGATACTGTGGGTAAATCACGTTCAACCGTGGCTAATTTATTGCGTTTATTAGGATTAACCCCTGAAGTTCGTCGTTTATTAGAGCATGGTGATATTGAAATGGGTCATGCTAGAGCGTTACTCCCGTTAGAGCATGACAAACAAATTCAGGCGGCATCACAAGTTGTGACTAAATCTTTATCTGTCCGCGAGACAGAAAGATTGGTGAAAAACTTTCAAGTGATTGAAAAAAATGAGGATAGTAAACCTACCTTGCCTGATTTAAGTGCAGAGGCTGAACGTATCAGTCAAAAAATTAATGCTGCTGTCAAAATACAGCCTTCCTCCAAAGGAAAAGGTAAGCTTGTCATTGAGTATCGTAACCCTGAGCACCTAGAGCTCTTGATTAGTGAGCTACTCACTGGAAAATAA